The stretch of DNA AGATCCAGCTATGTTGTCCAGGGGgttctcagattcctgggctcaagtgatcctcccacctcagcctcccaaagtgctgagattacaggtgtgagccacggcacccggccaagACTGTCTTATGTTACATGCCACTGAATCCTCACGCAAAGCTGGGAAGGTAAACACTCTTTCAAACATTTCAGACATTTCAAACATTCTGGTCTCAACTCTAGtgggttctcaaagtgtggtccctggaccagaaACAGCAGCAGTATCAAGTTGGAACttactaaaaatgcagattctcaggccctgTTCCAGGCACGATGAATGGGAGTGGGGTCCAAAAGCtgtgtattattttctctttttctttctttttttttttttctttgtgaaacagggttttgctgtgctgcccaggctggagtgcagtggtgcaatcttggctcattgcagcctctacctcctaggctcaagtgatcctcccacctcagcctcctgagtagctgggattacaagcatgctccatcatgcttgactaatttttatttttttaaatttttgtagagatggggtcccgctatgttgcccaggctggtcttgaagtcctgggctcaagtgatcctcctgcctcagcctcccaaaatgctgggactacagacgtgaaccaccatgcccaatctTTTTccgtttgctttttcttttcctttttttttttcttttgttgagacagcgtcttgcttggtcacccaggctggagtgcaatcgagcaatggtgcaatctcggctcactgcaacctccacctgggattacaggtgtgacccaccgcgcccggccatttttctttttcctcttccttttcctgaaTTATCTGCTACAAAagctgtggttttttttgttttgtttttgtttttgtttttgtttttgtgagagggagtcttgctctgtcgcctaggctggagtgcagtggcatgatctcggctcgctgcaacttctgcctcctgggttcaagcgattctcctgcctcagcctcctgagtagctgggattataggcacccgccatcatcctgggtaatttttgtatttttgtagaaacggggtttcatcatgttggccaggctggtcttgaactcctgacctcaggtcatctgcctgccttggcctcccaaagtgctgggattacaggcgtgagccaccatgcccagcccaaatctgtgttttaacaaacgCTCCCAGGGATTCTGGTGCACGCACAGGGTTGAAAGCCACTGTTCCTGCCCAGTGTTCTCAGCTAGGCACCTGTGCTCCCCAGTGGGCATCTTTGCTGTCTGGAGAGGTTTTCGGTTCTCTAATTGGCAGGGAAAGCTGGGGGTATGGGGCGTGTGATGCTACTGACCTCTGCTGGGTCAAGGCTGAAGATGTCAAGCAGCCTCTCACAGTACACCCAACTGCCCCCGCCACAAAGACTCATCCAGCCCAAGTGTGGGTGCTACCCCTGTTGAGGGACCTGCTTCTAGAGGCTCTAACCCTATCAGCCCGTGACatagagggggaaactgaggcacagagaggtgaagtaagttgcctgaagtcacacaatGGGGAACTGAATCCAGGCCGTCTGGTCCCAGAGGCCACATGCCTCTCCTCCCCGACTGTGCTGtgaccctgtgaggtaggtgctGTTATTatttgcagtttctttttttcctttttttttttttttttttttttgcttttttgagacggagtcttgctctgtctcccaggctggagtgcgacagcgcaatctcggctccctgcaacctctgtctcctagattcaagtaattctcctgcctcaacctcccaagtagctgggaagacagggtttcaccatgttggccagactggtcttgaactcctgacctcagctgatctgcctgcctcggcctctcaaagtgctgagattacaggcttgagccaccacgcccgggcatTTTCTTAGATGCTCAGACAGGTGGAGTTATTTACCCAAGGCAGAGCTTAGACCCCAATCCAGGTGCCAATCCACCCCTAAACTGTTTGCCcagttttccagatgagaaaacaccAGGTCAAAGAGAAGCAGACTTACCCAAGACCACTAAACAGACCAGCACCGGGTCCGGCCGCCGCACGTATCTCCTCCCCAGGGAAAAGTCCCCAGGGAAGGCCATtacacagatgagaaaagagaGGACTGGGCAGGGGATGCCAGCTGTTCTCTGAGCACACTGAGGGAAAGTGGGGTATAGGAAGCCGGGAGGTGGGGGGCAGGGCGAGGACTACACCTGTAGGATCCTGAGATGACCCTCTCGCCGTCCAGCAGCACGAACTTCTCCCGCACAGTGCCGCTCACCTGCCGTCGCCAGCGGCTCTGGAAGCTGCAGCCCCGCACGACGCGGACATCCATGTTCTGTTGGTGTGGGGAGTAGACGGCACACCCTTGCTGAGGCCCACTGCATGGATTCAGGCTCCCTCCAGGCTGGTTTTAACTGGAGGGACCCATGACTTCATAGAAGTATCTGTCCAagcccaggcctggtggctcacgcttgtaatcccagcactttgggatgccaaggcaggtgaatcacctgaggtcaggagttcaagaccagcctggccaatatggcgaaaccccgtctctactaaaaatacaaaaattagccaggcatggtgatacatgcctgtaatcccagctactggggagtctgaggcaggagaatcatttgaacccaggaggcagaggttgcagtgagccgagatcgtgccactgcactccaggccgggcgacagagcaagactccatctcaaaaaaaaaaaaaaaaaagaagtatctgtCTCGGCTTCCTCAGAGCCACTGATATCACCCCTCAGGCATTTCCTGGGGATACCCAAACTCAGTGACTCAAGATTGCTTGGGAACGCCCACCCCACTTTCCCAGTGCCATGGGCATCAGATCCCAGGGGACCATCCCTGCTAGCATCCATCTCAATGACCCGGGGCTCCATGGAAGGGTCTGCCCCCACCGCCCCCATGCCAGGGGAATGGAGACTCACAGGTCCCCCTGGCCCAGCCCCTACCTCCGTGGCCCAGGGGTTCACCCCCAGCTGCTGGGCCAGCTCCAGGAAGGCAGGCAGCTGCTGGCGGTCCAGGAGCAGGTAGACAGGTACCCAGCGGCGCATGGCAGCATCCACCAAGTCCAAAAGCAGGTCTGGGTCAGTGAAGACATCCATGACCACGGCCaccagctgggggtggggagaggggaggtggaGGTGTGAACGGAAGCTGGTTCGGGGGACATTCAGAGGGTGTGGGAAGCCTGACATCCGGAATCTGGGAGTGAAGTGCTCTGGGGGCTGGGAGTTTAACATTCAGCGGGGGCTAAAGGGGAGACTCCCAGACATACACTGCTGCTCAAATCGCACCGATGTGTGAATGAGCAAAACGCTGCCCCTCCGTGAGATCCCCAGCCCCTTCTCGAGATTTCCGGCTCCTAAATGCTGGAAAATTATTATCACAAATCATATGgttgcttgttttgtttgtttgtttgctttttttgtttgtttgtttttgtttttgtgtttgagacggagcctcgctctgtcgcccaggctgcagtgcaggggcacgatctcagctcactgcaaattccacctcccgggttcaagcagttctcctgcctcagcctcccaagtagctgggactacaggtgtgcgccacctcgcccagctgattttttgtatttttagtagagacgtactttcaccgtgtcagccaggatggtctcgatctcctaacctcgtgatccacctgcctcagcttcccaaagtgctgggagtacaggtgtgagccaccgcgcccggcttttcttgtttctttttttaaagacgaagtcttgctctgttgcccaggctggaatgcagtggcacaatatcagctcactgcaacttcagcctccagggctcaagctattctcctgcctcagcctccagagtagctgggattacaggcacccaccaccacgcccggctaatttttatatttttaccaagttggccaggctggtctggaacccctgatatcaggtgatcccccagccttggcctcccacagtgctgggattacaggccatgagccacggtgcctggcctacAAATCACATGTTTGTAACACAGAACATCGTCCCCTGAGCTGCGACACTGCGGTGCCCAAATGTCCACGGCAGTTTGGCGCTAAGATCAGTGGTGGATGTCCCATAGGGCACTGTGGGCCACTACATTTCTGGGTCCTGGGGAATTTTCTCGGTGCTGGGTACAGGAGGGCTGACCTGCTAGGCCACCGTGGCGAACCTGGGGGACACGGAGGTGCTGAAGGCCTGGATCTTGCAGGCAGCATAAAGTAGTGGAAACCCTGACTCAGCAACCagacagcctgggttcaaatccccaCTCGGCCACTTGCAGGGAAGAGATTTAACTGCCCCGTGCCTCCGTGGTCAAAATAGTCCCCCTAGCGGCACAGGGTTCCGGCTCGATGATCCACATTAGTCCCCGGGAAGCCCTTCACATGGGAGCTGGCGGACGCTAAGACTGTGAAGTACATAGTAGGCTTTCCAAGGGCTGCAGTGGGGACATTTGGGTCCTCCTTGGGGGGAAAGTGGAGACCTCTGGCTTGGTGATGAGGGGATAAGGGAATGACTGAGACTGGGGGTGTCATAATTAGTCTCAAGGGGCATCGATACCTAAGGGCACCCAGGTCTTGAGGGAGCGTAGGGacccccatttcttttttctttttggcatggtatctcgctctgtcacccaggctggagtgcagtagctcgatcttggctctctgcaacctccgcctcctgggttcaagcaattctcctgcctcagtctccctagtagctgggactacaggcacccaccaccacacccggctaatttttgtatttttagtagagatggggtttcactatgttggccaggctggtctcgaactcctgacctcatgatccgtctgcctcggcctcccaaagtgctgagatgacagtcgtgagccactgcactcggctggGCCCCCCTTTCTGAGAGGAAGGATGAGGTCTGGGGGTGTAGGCACCTGAGTCCTGGGGCTGGAAGGTGTGGACTCCTGGGTCCCAGGGGTGTAGGTCCTTTAGGGTAGGGCTGTGGGCTTGCAAGTCCCAGGAGGACAAGGGAGAGAACGCCTTGGTCCCCGTCCCAGTCTGGGAAATGGACACCAGACCCCTGCGACACCCACCTTGTGGGCAGCCTGGATCTCCAGCCGCACTAGCTCCTTGAGGGGCGGCTGGCCCTCTCCAGGGGGCTGGGTGTACAGCTGCGCCCGGGTGATGCCCTTCCACGCTGAGTCCACTGGCCAGCCCAGCCGCAGGATGGGTGCTGGCTGCTCCGACTGCCCAGGCCAGTAGCTCAGGCTGCCCGCATCCCCATCGGTGGTGGGGGCTCCGTCTGCCATCCTGCCAGGCTCCGGCTTGGCCACTGTCCAGTCTTCAGCTGCCGCTGCCAAGCCCTGGACCTCATCTGCACTGAGGAAGGGCCGCAGCTCCTCTCGCTGCACACAGGCCTGAAACGCCTCCGCACCCTTGCTCAACAGAGCCTCCAGTGCCAGCCGCTGGCCCTCGGAATACAGGAAGCCGGGGCTGGCCCCGGGCACCCTGGGACCAGAGTCCACTCCTTCCAGCGCCGCCAGCTGGGAGGCCGCCATCGGGGTCACTCGGGTGGGAGGACTGACTGTGAGAGGCTGGGTCCCTGGGTGTCTGGCTGTCTTTGGGGACTGTGACCATCTGGGGGTTCTCCTGATAGGGAAACCCTATGTGGCCATCCGAGGCCTCCAGGGGGGCCCTGCAGATGTCCAAATGGCTCCCTGCAGCGGCCCCTGCCTCACTGTCCTGACAATCACACTGCCCAAATAAGCGACTACCCAATGTGTCAGGCCACTCAAATCCGCCACCTGCCTGCGCCCaggtggcaccatgcctggctggcctTCCGTGACCTTCCTGCCAGCCGTCTCTGCTGGTCAGGCTGACCTCCTGACACCATCCCCAACTGTGTGGCCCATCAGCTGGCCAACCCTGCTCAGCCACACGACAGCCTCCAACCCGCCGGTCACACAGTGCCCAGTCGGACCCTTCAGTTGTCCTGAATTTGGTCAGGCTGACCACTTGATCATTTCCAGGCGACAGGCTGTCTGCCTGTCTCCAATCACCCAGAGGTCGTTAAATAAAGGCACGGCAGGCTGCCTGCCTGCCCCAGGCCAAGAGCACAATGAACTGACCCTCTCCTTTCACTGTCTGGCAAATGCCAGTGGCTTCCGACTGAGTTGCAGGATCTGGCTGCCTGGTGGAGTGGAGCATCTGTCTCTGGCTGAATCCAACGGCCCCGAGTTTCTCCTActcaccagctctcacctgcagacCAGCCAGGATGCCTCTCCACTGGACCTGCTTGCTCAGCCTTAGAGAAATGCTGAAGGCTTGGCATACCCTTCCCTACCCTGTCAATGGGGGACCCTGCTCCCTGGACCCTCACACTCCCTCCAGCTGCCACAGTGGAGGGTGACACGCGCTACGGGGGTCTCCATTACTATGGGATGGGTCTATGACCTTGGCAGCCCATCTAGGTATGAGTGCCACCTAACCAACGACCCTCCTGAGGCTGGCTGCCCCTGCCTGGGGCCTGGCCCTGAGACCTGTTTCAGACCGTTCTCGGATCTGTGGTGATCCCTAACCAAGCTGCCCCCAGCCTGGTTTCTGCCTAAATCCTATCTCCTGCCAGGTGCCCGGACGCTTCTTCCCAGACGGGGGCCACTCTGTAACTCGCCCTGTCTCCCTCCCAAGCCCCAGTTGCCCCCTAGAGGGTCCTGACCCAACCTCGGGGATCCCAGCAACCCAGGAAGCTGCTTCCTCCAGACCACAGCAAGGAGCtgcaaagagaaggaaggagtcaAGCCAGGCcagcctccctgccccacccccacccatccCCCTCTCGCCGGGGCCCATCCACACCGGCTAGTGCTGGGCTCCATGGCCTCCCTTCCGGCACTTGCCTTTTCCGAGGACACGGGCTGTAGCTCTCCGGCTTCTACTTCTGCGATGCTTCCTGGCCTCTGGCCTGTCATCGGGCCTCCACCTGGAATCCGGGGAGCCCTACCCCTTGTGTAAACACAGGACGGCCCCCACAGGCCCCTGGGGGAGGTCCGGCTCACACACTTTACCTGTGCTCACTCGGGGTAAACGCCCCTCCAGACGCAGGCTTCCCGGTCACGGCGTGGGGAGTTGAGATCACCTCACCTGTTTCCAGGCAGCCTCTCCCTTCCCGCAACCCTGCCTGCCTGCACCCTGCACTTCCCGGTCCACACCCCGCCCACCATCCCAGCGCCAGGGAGAGGCACAGGATCCTTTAAGAGGAGCGGGCGTGGCTGACCCAAGGAAGCAGGTGTGGGAACACCTGCTGTTGGGAAGGAGGCAGGGCTCAGACCCTAGGGGGCAGGGAGCTTCCGGGGCAGTGGGGGCAGGAGGAAGGCTGGTCTTCGCTGGCATGGCGTCCCTGTCCCCAAACCAAATGCATTCTCACCTGCAGGCGCCAATCCCCCAACCCATCCCCCattaacacacacacaggacTGTCCGCATTCAAAATCTTTTTAATAAGAGGGTAGGGATCCAAGGTTAGTTTTTGTAGCCTCGGCTGGCCCGTCGGCCTCTGGCACGCTCGAACTTCCGGCCCTTGGAGCGGACGTAGGGTCTGTGGGGAGAGAAGTGAGTGAGAAGGGGGCCCTCTTAGAGGAAGCCATCATGGAGTGGCACAGGAACCCCACACGCCTGTCACATTCAGCCCCAGGAGAGTCAGTGGCTGCTGGAAAAGCTTGGCAGAGTGGGAAGCCAAGGAGCCAGGAGGGGCTACGGAAGCACCTGTCCCACCACCTGCAgggccccagcctgggcagcagaggccGGCGAACCGCATGCTCCCCAGGAGATGCTTGCTCAGGCCCTGGAAAACACAGCTCCAAGCAAAGTGTTGAAGGGAAAAGCAGGCAAGATGAGGCAGCTGAGAGTTGCAGAAGGCCTGGGGCTGGCTGATACGAGAGACAGGAGAAGCAGCCCAAGTGTGGCCAGGCCTGGCTCTGCAGGCTGAGTCTGGGTAGAGGGCAGAGCTGGGGGCCTGATACTCACTTGGTGTGGCTGTGCGGGGTTCCTGGGGCCTTGCCGAAATGCCGGTACACCTCTCGGCCCTTGCGAGGACCTAGGGAAGGGGACCAGCTGAGACAGGGATCTGGCGCCCAGCTCTTGGCCTCCCAGATCCAGGAGAGTGAAGGCTGCTAGTAGCCACACAGCTCACTCCAACCCCGTCGACTACGCGTCACTCACCGGAGAGCAGGACAGTGCCGCAGCCCTTGGGGGAGTCCAGTGCCAGCTGGTCGAAAGTGAGGATCTTGCCTCCTGCCCTGAGGATGCGGCTGCGGGCCCGGCTGGTTATGCGCAGTGCACATACCTGGTGGAGAGAACAAGGCTGGCGGGTCAGACCCGTGTGGTCACCTAGCGGCTGCAGGGACTCACCCTCCACTGCCTTTGCGCAGTAGAGCCCTGGTAACCAACACCATCATTTGTTACCTGGAGCACCCTGGGCTGAGAGCAGCTGTTCTCAACACTTTTATCTCTAGGAACTTTTAACACCGCATCCCTAGTGTTATGCTACAAGTAATAGCAAGGAAGCTGGGCCAAAAGACCTGTTCAGTGGTGGCAAACGAGTCTAGACTTGAGCCCAGGCTGTCTGGCTCTAGGGGCCAGCACTAACCGTTTACAACTTGCCCCAGAAGAACCCTGCCCAGGGGACCCCACCATCAATGACGCCAGACGACCCACTCCAACCCTCAAAGCCACTCGGACAGGCAGGATGCTTGCCTCAGCAGAAGGGGCAAGACTG from Rhinopithecus roxellana isolate Shanxi Qingling chromosome 12, ASM756505v1, whole genome shotgun sequence encodes:
- the FAM83E gene encoding protein FAM83E, which encodes MAASQLAALEGVDSGPRVPGASPGFLYSEGQRLALEALLSKGAEAFQACVQREELRPFLSADEVQGLAAAAEDWTVAKPEPGRMADGAPTTDGDAGSLSYWPGQSEQPAPILRLGWPVDSAWKGITRAQLYTQPPGEGQPPLKELVRLEIQAAHKLVAVVMDVFTDPDLLLDLVDAAMRRWVPVYLLLDRQQLPAFLELAQQLGVNPWATENMDVRVVRGCSFQSRWRRQVSGTVREKFVLLDGERVISGSYSFTWSDARLHRGLVTLLTGEIVDAFSLEFRTLYAASCPLPPAPPQDPSVMGGLQRGRSPHRVSRRRSVAPASPPPPDGPLAHRLAACRVSPAAPGPALSDILRSVQRARTPSSPATRPSRSLWDLSRLSELSGSSDGDNELKKSWGSKDTPAKALMRQRGAGGGPRGEVDSRPPWGGALPLSPAHRLRYLSPARRRFAGDATFKIQEPRGVRPSDWAPRAGLGGQP